From the genome of Aquipuribacter hungaricus:
CGCTCCCCGCTGCGGGCACCGGCGCTGGCCCTGCTGGCCCTGCTCGCGCTGCTCCTGCTCGCCACGGCGCTGCAGCAGGCCGGGCTGGTCGGCAGCCCCGGGGACGACCCCGGCGCGGCCCCCGCAGCCGCGAGGCCCCCCGCGCACGATGTGACAGGCTCCCCCGGGACCACGGACCACGAGGACGGAACATGACGGACCAGACGACAGGACAGCCCCGGCTCGTCGGTGGGCGCTACCAGCTCGTCGAGCAGATCGGCCGCGGCGGCATGGCCGAGGTGTGGTCGGCGCACGACAACCGGCTCGGCCGCAGCGTCGCGGTCAAGCTGCTGCGCACGGACCTGGCCCGCGACCCCTCGTTCCAGGCCCGCTTCAAGCGCGAGGCGCAGTCGTCGGCCTCGCTCAACCACCCGGCGATCGTGTCGGTGTACGACACCGGCGAGGACACGGCGCTGGACCCCTACGGCGCCCCCGCCCCGCAGCCGTACATCGTCATGGAGCAGGTCCACGGCCGGACGATCAAGCAGATCCTCCAGGAGTCGTCGCCGCTGGACGTCGACGACGCCATGCGCATCACCGTCGGCGTGCTCGACGCCCTGCAGTACAGCCACCGCGGCGGGATCATCCACCGGGACATCAAGCCCGGGAACGTCATGGTCACCGACGCCGGCGAGATCAAGGTCATGGACTTCGGCATCGCCCGGGCCATCGCGGACACCTCGGCCACGATGACCGGCACCAACGCCGTCATGGGCACCGCGCAGTACCTGTCGCCCGAGCAGGCGCGCGGGGAGACCGTCGACGAGCGCTCCGACCTGTACTCCGCCGGCTGCCTGCTGTTCGAGCTGCTCACCGGCCGGCCGCCGTTCGTCGGGGAGAACGCGCTCGCGCTGGCCTACCAGCACGTCGGCGAGACCCCCCGCCCGCCGAGCAGCCTCAACCCCGAGGTGCCGCCGGACCTGGACTCCGTCGTGCTCCACGCCCTGGCCAAGTCCCGCGACGCCCGCTACCAGGACGCCTCGGCCTTCATCGCCGACCTGGACCGGGTCGCCACGGGCCTGCCCGTCCAGGCGTTCTCCGCCGCCGCCGCCGCCGGCGGTGCGGCCGCCGCCGCGGTCCCGCTGGCCGCCACCTCCGCGCTGACCAGCCGCATGCCTCGCACCGCCCCTGTCCCCGTCGTCGGGCCCGACCCCGGCTGGCCCGGCGAGCTCGACGACCGGCGCGCCCGCCCCGAGGACGAGCCGGAGAAGAACCGGACCTGGCTGTACGTCGCCCTCGTCCTCGTCGCCCTGGCCGCCATCGCCGGGCTGCTGTTCGCGTTCCTGGGCGGCAGCCCCGAGGACGAGGTCGAGCAGGTCCGCATGGTCGACGTCGTCGGGCTCCAGCAGGCCGACGCCCGCGCCCAGCTCGAGGCGGCCGGGTTCACCGACATCACCGTCACCGAGGACACCGAGGCCGACGCCGAGTCCGGGGTGGTCACCGCCCAGGACCCGCCGCCGTCGGACGCCGTCACCACGGTCCCGGTCACCACGCCGGTCACCCTCACCGTGGCCGTGGGACCCGACCAGGTCGTGGTCCCGCCCCTCACCGGGCTCTCCCAGGCCGAGGCCCGGGATGCCCTGGTCACCGCCGGGCTCACCTTCGCCGGGACGGAGGAGGCCGACGACGCCACCTCCGCGCGCGGGCTCGTGCTCGGCAGCACGCCGGCCGCCGGAGAGACCGTCGAGGAGGGCTCGGACGTCACGCTCGTCCTCGCCTCGGGGCAGAACACCGTGCCCCAGGTGGTCGGCCTCGGTCAGGCCGCCGCCATCGCCGCCCTGCAGGAGGCCGGCTTCGAGGTCGTCACGCAGGACGAGGAGAGCCCCGAGGCCCCGGGCACCGTCCTGGCGCAGGGCGGCACCGAGAACCGCCGCCTCGACATCGGCGAGACCGTGACGCTGACGCTCGCCGTCGCGCCGCCGCCCCCGCCGCAGACGGTCACGGAGATCTTCACGCCGCCGCCGTCGGTCGAGCCCTCCGTGCCGGCCGAGCCGTCCGCGGAGCCCTCCGGCGAGCCCACCGGCTGACGAGGCGGGCCGACCGGGTCCGGCCCGGTCCTCCGGAGCAGTCAGAGCCGGCCCAGCACGACGAGGCGCGCCGTCCCCACGGGGGCGGCGCGCCTCGGTCGTCCGTGGGTCAGCGGGCGACGAGCGGGCTGAGCCCCTCGGCCCGGGCGGGCGCGTCGGTGTCGCCCAGCACGGCGAGCCAGTTGGCCAGCAGCAGGTGCCCGCCCTCGGTGAGCACCGACTCGGGGTGGAACTGCACGCCGTACAGCGGCAGCGAGGTGTGCTGCAGCGCCATGATCACGCCGCCGCCGGTGCGCCCGGTCACCCGCAGCTCGTCCGGCACGGTCTCGTCGACGACCGCCAGCGAGTGGTAGCGGGTCGCGGTGAACGGCGACGACAGGCCGGCGAGGACGCCGTCGCCCTGGTGCAGGACGGGGCTGGTCTTGCCGTGCAGCAGCTCCGGCGCGTGCGTGACGGTGGCGCCGAACGCCTCGGCGATCGCCTGGTGGCCCAGGCAGACGCCGAGCAGCGGCTGCCCGTTCTCGGCGGCGCGGCGCACCGCCGCCACGAGGATGCCGGCCTCCCCGGGCGTGCCGGGCCCCGGCGACAGCAGGACGCCGTCGTAGCCGTCGATGTGCTCGGGGCCGACCTCGTCGTTCCGGACCACGTCGACCCGGGCGCCGAGCTGGCGCAGGTAGGCGACCAGGGTGAAGACGAAGGAGTCGTAGCTGTCGACGACGAGGACGCGCGGGCCGACGGCACCGGCGGTGGCGCCCTCCGTGGCGTCGGGTCCGGTGGGGTCGCTGCCGTCGAGCCGGGCGGGGTCGGGGCTGGTGCTCATGGCGCGGTGTCCTCCACGGTGGTGTCGTTGAACGGCACGTACGGTGCCACGGCCGGGAACAGCCACACGAAGCAGGCTGCGACGACGGCGGTCGCGAGCAGGAGCGCGAGCAGCAGCCGCACACCGGTCGGGCCGGGCAGGGCCCGCCACAGGGCGCCGTACACCTCAGCCCGCCCCGGTCTGCGTGCCGGCGGCTGTGCCTGTGCCGGCGGCGGCCAGGACCGCGGGCGGCCCGTCCCGGCGGGGGGTGGACGACTCCAGCAGCGCGTGGACGACGTACCGCTCGCGCGCGGAGAACATCGGGTGGCAGGAGGTCATGGTGAGCCAGGCCTCGGTCGGGGTCTCGCCGGGCCGGTCCGGCACGGGCGCGATGACCTCGACGTCTCGGGGACGGACCACCTGGCTGCCGGTCACCCGGTAGACGTGGAACGCGGTCGGCGTCTCCACGACGACGGGGTCGCCCTCGACCAGGTCGGCGATCGGGCCGAAGGGGGCGCCGTACGTCGTGCGGTGCCCGGCGACCGCGAAGTTGCCGACCTCGCCCGGCATCGCCGCGTCCGTGTAGTGCCCGACACCCTGCTGGAGGACCTCGGTCCCGGTGCCCTCGATGACCGGACGGACCCAGCCGTCGCCGAACGCGGGCACCCGCAGCACGGCCAGGGCCTCCGCGGGGAGGTCCTGCAGCGCGGCGGGCGGCCCGGGCGCCGGCGCAGGCCCGGCGGGCTCCGGGGCGGCGGGGGCGCCGGCGTCCCAGCTCTCGAGCAGGGCGGTCGTCGTGCGCTCCTGCGCGCGCTCGGCGACCACGTCGGTCCACCACAGCTGCCAGGCCAGGAACAGCAGGACGAGGACGCCGGCGGTGACGAGCAGCTCGCCGAGGGTGCCGACCGCGACCCGGACGGCGCTCACGCCGGACCCGCGGGGGTCACGTGGTGCGGACCTCGGCGTACCGCATCTCCAGCGGGCCGGAGTAGGCGGGCAGCTCGGCCTGCTCGACCGCGTCGACGTCGTAGCCCAGGCCGAACGCCTCGACCGCGGCCTCGTACCGCCCGACCGCCTCGGAGGACTCCAGGGCCGCGAGCAGGGCGTCGGGGTCGCCGACGGCGGTGATGACGTACGGCGGGGAGTAGGGCTGGCCCTGCAGGCTGAGGGTGTTGCCGATGCAGCGGACGGCGCTGGTGGAGATGACGCGCTGGTCCATGAGCTGCATCGCCTCCGCGCCGCCGAGCCACAGCGCGTTGACCACGGCCTGCACGTCGCCCTGGTGGACGACGAGGTCGTCGGGGCGGGCCAGGGCCGCGCGGCCGCGGGTGAGGTCGGCGTCGTCGAGCACCACGCGCACGGCGGGACCGGTGACGGCCTGCATCCCGGCCGCCTCGCCCATCCGCACCACGGTGGCCTCGAGCTCGGGGTCGGCGCCGCGCGCCCCCTCCTCGAGCGAGGCGACCTCGGCGCGCAGGCCCTCGACGAGCGTCGTGCTGCGGGCGGCGCGGTCGCGCTCCTCGCCGACCAGGCTGGCCAGGTCGGCGGTGTCCCCCCGCAGGTCGGTGCCCTGGGCGGTGCTGCCGGAGGCGACGAACAGCAGGCCGGCGGCGCCGAGGACGAGCGCGACGCCGGCCCCGGGGCCCTGCCGGAGCCGGGAGAGCAGGGTGCCGCGCACCGGCGCACCGGGGACCTCCGCGACGGTCTCGCCCGTCCCGGTCCCCTGCTCGGCGGGGTGCGGCCCGCTCTCCTGCTCCATCCCGGCCATTGTCACCCCTCGTCCGGGGTGCGCGCCGCCGTACCCTGTGCGCGAGCGCCCGGGACGTCCCGGGTCACCGTCGACCGAGGAGCGCACCGTGCCCGAGTCCCGCCGCCGCAAGAAGCCGGCGTCCGCCACCCCCTCGACCGGGTCCAGCGTGTCCTCCTCCGGCGCGCTCCCCACGCCGAACCCGCGCTGGTGGGCGCCGGTCATGGTGGCGCTCATGGTGGTCGGGCTCGTCTGGATCGTCGTGTTCTACATCACCCAGCAGGCGTACCCGGTGCCGGGCATCGGTCTGTGGAACCTGGGTATCGGTTTCGCCATCGCCATGGTCGGCTTCCTCATGACCACCCGCTGGCGCTGACCGTCCTCCCGCCGCCCGGCCAGCACCGGGATCCCGGGCCGACGGAGCCCTGACCTGCGGAACTACACGGGTGGAAGTTGTCCCCAGCGGTCATCCACAGTGTGGATAACCCGCCCGCGACCCTCGTGAGGCGTCGACCGGGTCAGAGCAGGACGGACGGGTCGACGAGCGCCCAGCGCAGCACCGTCACCCCGACGAGCACGCCGGCCACGGCGACGAGGCCGAGCACCTGCCAGCGGGTGCGCCGGCGCCGCGGGGCCAGGACGAGGACCGCGCCGACCATGAGCCCGCCGACCAGCCCGCCGACGTGGCCCTGCCACGAGATGCCCGGCAGCAGGAACCCGGCGGCCGCGAGGACGACGAGGACGCCGACCTGCGAGCCGACCCGTCGGCCGCGGCGGTGCTCCAGCAGCACGCCGGCGCCGAGCAGGCCGAACACGGCCCCGGACGCGCCGACCGTGGTCCCGTCCCACGCCCCGGGCGCGACGCGGGTGAGCCACAGCACGCCGACGGACCCGGCGACGGTGGCCAACGCGAGCAGCACCCCGTAGCGCCAGCGGCCCAGCACGTGCTCGACCTCCCGGCCGATGCTCCACAGCGCGAAGCCGTTGAGGAGCAGGTGCAGGGGCAGCCCCGGGGAGTGCACGAGGCCCGCGGTGAGGAAGCGCCACGGCTCCGCGCGCGACAGGATCGGGACGAAGCCGAGGGTGCCGGTCAGCTGCGGCACGGCCAGCTGACCGAGGTAGACCAGGACGAGGACACCCAGGACGACCTCGGTGACCACGGGGCGGCCGCCGCCCAGGCGCGCGCCCGCGACGGTGCGGGCCGCGGCGGCCGGCTGGGCGCGCACGCAGTCGACGCAGTGCACGCCGACGGCGGCGGGGCGCTGGCAGTCGGGGCAGACCGGCCGCTCGCAGCGCTGGCAGCGGACGTAGCTGACCCGGTCGGGGTGGCGGGGGCAGACCGGAGGGGCCCCGCTGGGCCGGCCGGGACCGTCGGTCCCGGCCGGCCCGGAGGCGTCAGGAGAGCTCGACACCGGTGATGGAGATGTCCTGCAGGGGCCGGTCACGCTGGTCGGTGGCCGTGGTGGCGATCGCGTCGACGACGGCCTGGGACTCGGCGCCGACGACCTTGCCGAAGATCGTGTGCTTGCCCTGGAGGTGCGGGGTGGGCGTCACGGTGATGAAGAACTGGGAGCCGTTGGTGCCCTTGCCCATGCGCTTGCCGGCGTTGGCCATGGCGAGCAGGTAGGGCTCCCCGAAGGTGAGCTCGGGGGAGATCTCGTCGTCGAAGGTGTAGCCCGGGCCGCCGGTGCCGGTGCCGAGGGGGCAGCCGCCCTGGACCATGAAGCCGTCGATGACCCGGTGGAAGGCCAGGCCGTCGAAGAACGGGTCGGTGCGGGTGGCGCCCGTGGTCGGGTCGGTCCACTCCTTCTCGCCGCTGGCGAGGCCGGTGAAGTTGGCCACCGTGCGGGGGGCGTGGTTGCCGTACAGCTCCACCGTGATGTCACCGGCGGTCGTGCGGATGGTCGCAGTCTGCGTCGCAAGCATGCGCCCAGTGTCTCAGGCGCCGCGCGGAGCGCAGGACGCGAGGGCGTGACCCGCCGACGGCTGTGCACGCGGGGCCCGCGACCGGCAGGATGGGCCGCCGGGGCACCGTGTCCTGTGCACGACGACGACCTCGGGAGGATGCCCATGTCGAGGACGACCATCAAGGCGCGCAAGGCCGAGAAGGAAGCCGCCCGCGCCGCCGAGCAGGCGACCGCCGCAGCCGGTGCGGCTGCCCGTGCTGCCGCCGCAGCCGGTGCCGCCGCGGAGGCCGCGACCCGGCTCCGTGTGGGGGCCCGAGGCTGGGCCGAGCCCAAGGTCCGGCTCGCCGCCGACTACACGGCACCGCGCGTCAAGGCCGCCACCGACTACGCGGCGCCGAAGGTCAAGCTGGCCGGCGAGCGGGTCGAGGCGGAGCTGCGCCACGCGGCCGAGGCCACCGCCCAGTACGCCGCCCCCCGCGTGGAGGCCGCCGCGACCCGCATCGCCCCCGCCGTGGACACCGCCCGCGACACGATCGTCGACGGCTGGCTGCCCAAGGTCGTGGAGACCGTCGGCACCGCGGCGACCGCCGCGGCCGCCGCCAAGGCCACCGCGGGCGAGCGTGGCGCCGGTGCCGTGCAGGTGCTCAAGGGCGACGCCGTCGCCAGCCCCAAGGTCGTCGCCAGGTCCCGCCGCGGCCGCCGCCTCGTGCTCTTCCTGGGCCTGTTCGCGGCCCTCGGCGCCGTCGTGGCCGTGCTGCTGCGCCGCAAGGACGACACCACCGACCCGTGGGCGCAGCCGTACCCGACGTACCCGCCGGCCCCGGTGCAGCCCACGACGACCCCGTCCGACGCGAGCCCGGCCGTCAACCCCTCCGCCGTGGAGCCTGTCACCCCGGGCCCGCTCGACGAGGCCGGCGCCGGCGCGGACGACATCCTCGAGACCGACATCGCCGACATCGCCCCCGGCGAGCACACGGTGACCGACGACGGCGGCACGCGCTCCTGAGCACCTGACCCACCCGCAGTCCCGCACGACCGCACGCCCAGGGCGCCGTCCTCCTCGCGGGGGGCGGCGCCCTCGTGCGTCGGGGCCGGCTCCGCGCGGCTGCCGGCGACCCCGTCCTCCCGGCGGGCCGGCGGTCCCGGTCCGGCCGGCCCACCGGCGGTCCCGGTCCGGCTACCGTGCCCGCGTGCTGGTCGACCGGGCCCTCGTCGAGCGCCTCGAGCACGTCGAGGCGGTGACCACCGCGCACCTGGTCGACGCGCTGGTCGCCACCGGCTCGCGCGACCCGGTCCCGGTCGCCGTCCCCCTGGCGGGCGGCGTGCTCGTGCTCACCGGGCCGGCGCGCTACGTCAACCGGGCGGTCGGGTCGACGCTGGGCCCGTTGTCCGCCGACGACCTCGCGCTCGTCGTCGACCGGAGCGCCGCCGCCGGGGTGCCCGCGGCCGTGCAGCTGTCGTCCTGGGCGCCGGAGGCCACGACGGCGGCGCTCCGCGAGGCCGGGTTCGCCCCGGTGTGGTGCCGCTCGGTGCTCGCGGTCCCGCTGACCAGCGGTCCGGTCACGGTGGGTGCTCCGCCGGGGGACGCGCTGCGGGCGGGGGCGCCTCCGGGCGACGCCGTCCCAGGAGACGCTGCGAGAGAAGACGGCGTCACAGCCGGCGCCCCGCCCGCCGACCGCGTCGAGGTCGTCGCGGTCGGGGACGACCCGGGCCTGGCCGCCGCGGCGGCGGACGTCATGGTGGCCGAGGCGCTGGCGGACGGCGGCGACCGGTCGACGAGCGACGAGTTCATGGCCGCGGACCGGGTGTGCCGGGGGACCACCCAGCTGCTCGCGCTGCTCGACGGCCGGCCCGTCGGCTGCGGCTCGCTGACCGTGGTCGAGGACGAAGGCACGACCACCGGCTGGCTCGGCGCCGCCGCCACGGTGCCGTCCGCGCGGCGCCGGGGCGTGCAGACCGCGCTCGTCCGCCATCGGCTGCGCCTCGCCGCCGTGGCCGGCTGCGACGTCGTCGGCGTCACCGCCTCGGTCGGCTCGACCTCTGCGCGGGTGC
Proteins encoded in this window:
- a CDS encoding GNAT family N-acetyltransferase, giving the protein MLVDRALVERLEHVEAVTTAHLVDALVATGSRDPVPVAVPLAGGVLVLTGPARYVNRAVGSTLGPLSADDLALVVDRSAAAGVPAAVQLSSWAPEATTAALREAGFAPVWCRSVLAVPLTSGPVTVGAPPGDALRAGAPPGDAVPGDAAREDGVTAGAPPADRVEVVAVGDDPGLAAAAADVMVAEALADGGDRSTSDEFMAADRVCRGTTQLLALLDGRPVGCGSLTVVEDEGTTTGWLGAAATVPSARRRGVQTALVRHRLRLAAVAGCDVVGVTASVGSTSARVLQRCGAVLVEDQWVVQRG
- the pknB gene encoding Stk1 family PASTA domain-containing Ser/Thr kinase, whose product is MTDQTTGQPRLVGGRYQLVEQIGRGGMAEVWSAHDNRLGRSVAVKLLRTDLARDPSFQARFKREAQSSASLNHPAIVSVYDTGEDTALDPYGAPAPQPYIVMEQVHGRTIKQILQESSPLDVDDAMRITVGVLDALQYSHRGGIIHRDIKPGNVMVTDAGEIKVMDFGIARAIADTSATMTGTNAVMGTAQYLSPEQARGETVDERSDLYSAGCLLFELLTGRPPFVGENALALAYQHVGETPRPPSSLNPEVPPDLDSVVLHALAKSRDARYQDASAFIADLDRVATGLPVQAFSAAAAAGGAAAAAVPLAATSALTSRMPRTAPVPVVGPDPGWPGELDDRRARPEDEPEKNRTWLYVALVLVALAAIAGLLFAFLGGSPEDEVEQVRMVDVVGLQQADARAQLEAAGFTDITVTEDTEADAESGVVTAQDPPPSDAVTTVPVTTPVTLTVAVGPDQVVVPPLTGLSQAEARDALVTAGLTFAGTEEADDATSARGLVLGSTPAAGETVEEGSDVTLVLASGQNTVPQVVGLGQAAAIAALQEAGFEVVTQDEESPEAPGTVLAQGGTENRRLDIGETVTLTLAVAPPPPPQTVTEIFTPPPSVEPSVPAEPSAEPSGEPTG
- a CDS encoding aminodeoxychorismate/anthranilate synthase component II, which translates into the protein MSTSPDPARLDGSDPTGPDATEGATAGAVGPRVLVVDSYDSFVFTLVAYLRQLGARVDVVRNDEVGPEHIDGYDGVLLSPGPGTPGEAGILVAAVRRAAENGQPLLGVCLGHQAIAEAFGATVTHAPELLHGKTSPVLHQGDGVLAGLSSPFTATRYHSLAVVDETVPDELRVTGRTGGGVIMALQHTSLPLYGVQFHPESVLTEGGHLLLANWLAVLGDTDAPARAEGLSPLVAR
- a CDS encoding class E sortase — its product is MSAVRVAVGTLGELLVTAGVLVLLFLAWQLWWTDVVAERAQERTTTALLESWDAGAPAAPEPAGPAPAPGPPAALQDLPAEALAVLRVPAFGDGWVRPVIEGTGTEVLQQGVGHYTDAAMPGEVGNFAVAGHRTTYGAPFGPIADLVEGDPVVVETPTAFHVYRVTGSQVVRPRDVEVIAPVPDRPGETPTEAWLTMTSCHPMFSARERYVVHALLESSTPRRDGPPAVLAAAGTGTAAGTQTGAG
- a CDS encoding DUF881 domain-containing protein; translation: MEQESGPHPAEQGTGTGETVAEVPGAPVRGTLLSRLRQGPGAGVALVLGAAGLLFVASGSTAQGTDLRGDTADLASLVGEERDRAARSTTLVEGLRAEVASLEEGARGADPELEATVVRMGEAAGMQAVTGPAVRVVLDDADLTRGRAALARPDDLVVHQGDVQAVVNALWLGGAEAMQLMDQRVISTSAVRCIGNTLSLQGQPYSPPYVITAVGDPDALLAALESSEAVGRYEAAVEAFGLGYDVDAVEQAELPAYSGPLEMRYAEVRTT
- a CDS encoding rhomboid family intramembrane serine protease, with product MRAQPAAAARTVAGARLGGGRPVVTEVVLGVLVLVYLGQLAVPQLTGTLGFVPILSRAEPWRFLTAGLVHSPGLPLHLLLNGFALWSIGREVEHVLGRWRYGVLLALATVAGSVGVLWLTRVAPGAWDGTTVGASGAVFGLLGAGVLLEHRRGRRVGSQVGVLVVLAAAGFLLPGISWQGHVGGLVGGLMVGAVLVLAPRRRRTRWQVLGLVAVAGVLVGVTVLRWALVDPSVLL
- a CDS encoding peptidylprolyl isomerase, with protein sequence MLATQTATIRTTAGDITVELYGNHAPRTVANFTGLASGEKEWTDPTTGATRTDPFFDGLAFHRVIDGFMVQGGCPLGTGTGGPGYTFDDEISPELTFGEPYLLAMANAGKRMGKGTNGSQFFITVTPTPHLQGKHTIFGKVVGAESQAVVDAIATTATDQRDRPLQDISITGVELS
- a CDS encoding cell division protein CrgA, with product MPESRRRKKPASATPSTGSSVSSSGALPTPNPRWWAPVMVALMVVGLVWIVVFYITQQAYPVPGIGLWNLGIGFAIAMVGFLMTTRWR